The region ATTCCTCACCCCCATATTATCAGTAATTCCCCTCCAACTCTTAGCCTATTATGCTGCCGTAACCCGCGGCTGCGATGTCGATAAGCCCCGTAACCTGGCCAAGAGCGTGACGGTAGAGTAGTACAGCAGCCGATAATTATTTAAGCCACCTTTTTCTGGTGTTCAATGAAGACCGGAGAAAGGTGGTTTTTTATGCGGGTTCGAGATGATTAGCTTGTTTTATTTAGGCAAGACTAAAAGCATTGACAGCACATTACTTTAGTCTTAAAATAAATACTATACAGGGGTATAGTAGGGGGTTAATATGTTAAACAACAGAGAAAAGACAGATATCCAAAAAAGACTGAGGCGAATCGGTGGACAAATTAACGGAATTGAAAAAATGGTTGATGAAGGACGTTATTGCGTGGATATTTTGCAGCAAATCATGGCTGCTCGGGCTGCGCTTAATCAAGTGGCGCTAATTATGATTGAGAGCCATACGAAGAGTTGTGTGGTTAATGCCATAAAAGAAAACCGTACTGAAGAGGCTATCGATGAGTTGATAGGTGTCTTATCCAAATTCACAAAATAAAGCAAGTGTACTACAAAAAGTGAAGGGGTGAAAAGTATGACCAAGTCAAACAGAACATCTGTAGAAACTACGTTTTTTAAAGTAGGCGGCATGACATGTGCCGCTTGTGCAAGCAGGGTTGAACGCGGGCTCACAAAACTAAAAGGAGTAGAAAAGGCTGCCGTTAATCTTGCCACCGAGAAGGCTACTGTAACGTACGATCCGAAACAAGTCGGCCTTAGCGAGATAGCGCAAAAAATAGAGAACTTAGGCTATCAGGTTATCAAGGATAGAATAGACTTGAAGATTACCGGCATGACCTGCGCGGCTTGCTCGGGGCGCGTGGAAAGAGGCTTGAATAAACTGCCTGGTGTAGCCAATGCCGTTGTCAACCTGGCGGTCGAGAAGGCTACAATAGAGTATTATCCGGGCGTAATCAGCATTAACGATATTAAGGCTAAAATTGAGAACCTTGGGTATGGGGTTCATGACCTAACAGATACTAATGAGGTAGACAAAGAAAAGAAGGCCCGCGAAGCGGAAGTAAGCAGACAGCGCTTTCGCCTGCTGCTGGCTACCATATTTTCCTTGCCGCTGCTGCTGGCCATGGCCATGCATATGCTGGGGGTGATGGGCAGGGCCACCGAATTACTGATGAACCCCTATCTCCAATTGGTATTGGCCACTCCTGTTCAGTTTATTGCTGGCTGGCAGTTTTACCGGGGGGCTTATCTGGCGCTTAGGAACGGCAGCGCGAACATGGATGTTCTTGTCGCGCTTGGAACGTCTGCCGCTTATTTCTATAGTATCGCTAACGTACTTCGCCATGCACCTGACTTGTATTTTGAAACATCGGCTATTTTAATCACGCTAATTATATTGGGTAAGCTTCTCGAGGCCACCGCCAAGGGGCGAACATCTGAAGCCATTAAGGCCCTCATGGGACTGCAGGCCAAGACGGCCAGAGTGTTTCGCGGCGGGCAGGAAATCGATATTCCGGTCGAATCGGTCATGGTTGGGGATATCGTGGTAGTGCGTCCCGGAGAAAAAATTCCGGTCGACGGCGTTATTGTCGAAGGGACATCAACAGTGGATGAGTCCATGCTTACCGGCGAAAGCTTACCTGTTGACAAGAAGGCAGGGGACCAAGTAGTTGGTGCAACTATCAATAAACTCGGGACATTTAAGTTTAGAGCAACGAAGGTTGGTAAAGATACCGCCTTGGCACAGATTGTACGCATTGTCGAAGAAGCGCAAGGGTCAAAAGCACCAATTCAACGCTTTGCCGATGTGGTCTCAGGCTATTTTGTGCCGGCCGTTGTTGGACTTTCGATTCTAACTTTCGCGGCTTGGTTCTTTATTTTCGACCCTGGCAATTTTTCCAGAGCATTGGTTAATTTTACTGCCGTCTTAGTTATCGCTTGTCCGTGTGCACTGGGGCTGGCAACGCCGACCTCGATTATGGTGGGGACGGGCAAGGGCGCAGAGAACGGTATCTTAATAAAAGGTGCTGAGCATTTAGAGAATGCGCATAGATTGACAACTATTGTTCTAGATAAAACAGGTACAATTACCAAAGGCGAACCTGAAGTTACCGATATCGTGCCGCTTGCCGGACTTGCCGAAACTGAAATATTGCCAATGGCTGTCAGTGCAGAGAAAAACTCGGAACATCCCTTGGCCCAGGCCATCGTTAAGTATGGTCAAAAGCAAGGCATACCGATTAAAGACCCGGATTCATTTACTGCCATTCCGGGGCATGGGGTTGAGGTTACTATTGAAGGCAAACGAATCTTAGTGGGTACTCGCAAACTAATGAAGGAAAACAATATTGAGTTTGAATCATTTGTTCCTCGAATTGAAGCGTTGGAGCTGCAGGGCAAAACAGTCATGCTGTTTGCCTTAGAAAACAAGCTTAGCGGTCTATTCGCAGTGGCAGATACCGTGAAAGAGAATTCTGCTCAAGCTGTAGACGAGCTGCAAAAAATGGGTATAGAGGTATGGATGATAACAGGGGACAATACCCGCACCGCTCAAGCCATCGCCCAAACGGTTGGAATAGACAATGTTATGGCCGAGGTTCTGCCGGAAAACAAAGCCGACAAGGTTGCTGCTCTTAAAAAAGAAGGCAAGGTTGTAGCCATGGTGGGAGACGGCATAAATGATGCTCCGGCGCTGGCTACCGCCGATGTGGGTTTTGCCATCGGCACAGGTACCGATGTTGCCATCGAGGCGGCAGATATTACCCTTATGCGGGGTGACCTGGCCGGGATTGTGGCCGCCATCCGTTTAAGTAAGGCAACCATGCGGAACATTAAGCAGAATTTATTTTGGGCGCTTGTCTATAATTCGCTTGGTATTCCGGTTGCGGCGATGGGGTACTTATCACCGGTCTTAGCAGGAGCGGCTATGGCCTTTAGCTCTGTTTCGGTAGTAACCAACGCCCTTAGACTGAAACGGTTTAACCCTTATAGAGACTGATGTGGGTAGTGCTCATGCTGAGTCATTTATGAGGGGAGGTGACGTTGTGAGTCAAGAAAAGGAAACAATATTAAAAATCGAAGGTATGTCCTGCGGTCATTGCAAAATGGCTGTCGAAAAAGCACTCCAGACTGTTCCGGGAGTGGTAAGCGCCAGTGTTGACCTGGCAAAGAAAGAAGCGCTTGTAACCGGTACTGCTAACCGGGAAGCGCTTGTAAAGGCTGTAGAAGACGCTGGCTTTGACGTGGTTTAATTACAAATATGCTACCAATACGCAGAAGCTGTATAGAAGCTTCTGCGTATTTGGTTTATATAGAGTCAGGCTTTTGCAGTGTAAAATCGCACAAGTTCTTCAAGATACCTTCACAGGTTCTTCATAAAGGCCTGCTATAATAAAGATAAATCCAAACAAGGAGGAATACAAAATGAAAAAAGGTTTACTTATAGGTCTAGCAGCCTCACTGGTTATTACGCTGGGAGCCACCTTGGCTTTCGCCGAATCGCCTGCACCGGGTATGATGGATATAGGGCAAATGAACGAAATGCACAAAAAAATGGTGGAGCAGCATATAAAAGATGGTGTATTGACGCCCGAACAAGCCCAAGCCATGGATGAGCATATGGCTAACATGGGTTCCATGATGAATGATATGATGGGCGGCAACGGTGGCATGATGGGTGGTAATGCCAGTTGTCACTCCGATCAACAAAGTACTACCATTCCTCAACAATAACCGACATTTCGCAAACAGCCCTCTGATTGCTGGAGGGCTGCTTGTTTTTGATCGAAAACCACAACTTTTTTACAGTGTATTCATGAATTAGTAGAACAATAGCTTGATAGCGGTGACAGGCATATTTTTCATGCAATGCTTTTGTTTAATTCAACACATTCACATAGCGCATGGGCGAAAACACGCTGAACGTGATCGATCAGGTGAAGGCCAAGATCGCTGAGATCCAACCATCTTTACCGGAAGGCATGAGGATTGTACCCTTCTACAACCAAACCGATCTAGTGAAAAAAGCGGTCAATACGCTGACACGGGTGTTGATTGAAGAATTCATTTTAGTATCGATCATTGTCGTTGCCTTTTTAGGCAATGTACGGTCCAACTGATTGTTACTAGCGCCATCCCCATTGGTATCTTGATCGCGTTGATTGCCAGAAACAGATTCATCTGTCGGCCAACTTGATGCCACTTGGCGGGATTGCCATCGGCATGGGCGTCATGACCGACGTGGCCATTGTTATGGTGGAAAATATCTTCCGGCATTTGGCCGAAGACCGCGGCCGGCCTAACATTGCCGACGTGACGCTGGAAGCGGCTAAAGAAGTGGCCTCGCCGATCTTCTTTTCCATCACGATTATCATTGTTACCTTCCTGCCGGTATTTACCATGACTGGCACCGAAGGCAAGCTATATACACCGATGGGCTGGGCCAAAACCTTCGCCATGAGCGGCTCGCTGCTGCTGGCTTTCACTCTGGTGCCAATGTTGTGTACCTTGCTGCTCGGAGGCAAAATTCAAGAAAAAGACACATGGATTGTCGCCAAGTTGCATCAATGGTATGTACCTACTTTGAAATCAGTATTAAAGTACAGTAAAGTTACGATTATTATCGCTGTAGTGGTAATGATTGCCGGATTCTCGCTGTTACCACTCATTGGCACCACCTTCATGCCGGCCTTGGATGAAGGGACATTCCTGGTGATGCCGACCATGCTGCCCAGTGTGTCACTTACGGAAGCGCTGGAATCAGCCAAAACCATGGATAAAGTGATGAACATTCCGTTCTCCTTAGTGGGCGGCATTGTGGCCATGTATGCTACCGGCACCTATCTGACGGTAGCGGCGGCTGTCGGCTTCATCGCTCTGTTTGGGATTGCGGTGCAAAACGGGGCATCATGGTGACCTATATTAAACACTTGTGAGACCACCGGTCGTTGGAAAGAGCCATTATTGAAGGCGCGTTCACCCTTTTGCGGCCGGTTATGATTACCGCGCTGGTCGCCAGTTTGGGCTTGTTCCCGTTACTCTTTGCCACCGGCACCGGTGCCGAGGTGCAGCGGACGATGGCTACGGTAGTCGTTGGCGGTTTGGTTACCTCCACTGTACTGACCCTGATCGTTCTGCCGTGCATCTATTTGGTCTGGAACCAGTGGCGCGAGCGAGAGAACCCGCCGGTATCCGGCAACACACAAACTATTGAGTAAACGCACCCCAAACATAAAAATAGCAGAACCCTTAAAATTTATTCACTGCTTCTTCAAAAGTTCTTCACAATTATAGTGTATACTGAAGGCATAAAATAAGTTCAAGCAACCCAGCTTTGGTCAGCTACTTATATGATACAGAGGCTGTTAGCAAGAATACTTCAGGGAGGAATCAGTACGAATAAGACGGTGTGGATTGTAGCTATTGCCCGTAAGGATTATAATG is a window of Sporomusaceae bacterium ACPt DNA encoding:
- the cusA_2 gene encoding Cation efflux system protein CusA, whose protein sequence is MPLGGIAIGMGVMTDVAIVMVENIFRHLAEDRGRPNIADVTLEAAKEVASPIFFSITIIIVTFLPVFTMTGTEGKLYTPMGWAKTFAMSGSLLLAFTLVPMLCTLLLGGKIQEKDTWIVAKLHQWYVPTLKSVLKYSKVTIIIAVVVMIAGFSLLPLIGTTFMPALDEGTFLVMPTMLPSVSLTEALESAKTMDKVMNIPFSLVGGIVAMYATGTYLTVAAAVGFIALFGIAVQNGASW
- the csoR_1 gene encoding Copper-sensing transcriptional repressor CsoR encodes the protein MLNNREKTDIQKRLRRIGGQINGIEKMVDEGRYCVDILQQIMAARAALNQVALIMIESHTKSCVVNAIKENRTEEAIDELIGVLSKFTK
- the copZ_1 gene encoding Copper chaperone CopZ; the encoded protein is MSQEKETILKIEGMSCGHCKMAVEKALQTVPGVVSASVDLAKKEALVTGTANREALVKAVEDAGFDVV
- the czcA gene encoding Cobalt-zinc-cadmium resistance protein CzcA, with product MERAIIEGAFTLLRPVMITALVASLGLFPLLFATGTGAEVQRTMATVVVGGLVTSTVLTLIVLPCIYLVWNQWRERENPPVSGNTQTIE
- the cusA_1 gene encoding Cation efflux system protein CusA → MGENTLNVIDQVKAKIAEIQPSLPEGMRIVPFYNQTDLVKKAVNTLTRVLIEEFILVSIIVVAFLGNVRSN
- the copA_1 gene encoding Copper-exporting P-type ATPase, which produces MTKSNRTSVETTFFKVGGMTCAACASRVERGLTKLKGVEKAAVNLATEKATVTYDPKQVGLSEIAQKIENLGYQVIKDRIDLKITGMTCAACSGRVERGLNKLPGVANAVVNLAVEKATIEYYPGVISINDIKAKIENLGYGVHDLTDTNEVDKEKKAREAEVSRQRFRLLLATIFSLPLLLAMAMHMLGVMGRATELLMNPYLQLVLATPVQFIAGWQFYRGAYLALRNGSANMDVLVALGTSAAYFYSIANVLRHAPDLYFETSAILITLIILGKLLEATAKGRTSEAIKALMGLQAKTARVFRGGQEIDIPVESVMVGDIVVVRPGEKIPVDGVIVEGTSTVDESMLTGESLPVDKKAGDQVVGATINKLGTFKFRATKVGKDTALAQIVRIVEEAQGSKAPIQRFADVVSGYFVPAVVGLSILTFAAWFFIFDPGNFSRALVNFTAVLVIACPCALGLATPTSIMVGTGKGAENGILIKGAEHLENAHRLTTIVLDKTGTITKGEPEVTDIVPLAGLAETEILPMAVSAEKNSEHPLAQAIVKYGQKQGIPIKDPDSFTAIPGHGVEVTIEGKRILVGTRKLMKENNIEFESFVPRIEALELQGKTVMLFALENKLSGLFAVADTVKENSAQAVDELQKMGIEVWMITGDNTRTAQAIAQTVGIDNVMAEVLPENKADKVAALKKEGKVVAMVGDGINDAPALATADVGFAIGTGTDVAIEAADITLMRGDLAGIVAAIRLSKATMRNIKQNLFWALVYNSLGIPVAAMGYLSPVLAGAAMAFSSVSVVTNALRLKRFNPYRD